From one Rhodamnia argentea isolate NSW1041297 chromosome 1, ASM2092103v1, whole genome shotgun sequence genomic stretch:
- the LOC115743399 gene encoding 3-ketoacyl-CoA thiolase 2, peroxisomal isoform X1, with protein MEKAIERQRVLLQHLRPPSSSSGHGDESSLSASICSAGDSAAYQRSSGFGDDVVIVAAYRTALCKSKRGGFKDTYADDLLAPVLRALIEKTKLNPSEVGDIVVGTVLAPGSQRASECRMAAFYAGFPETVPVRTVNRQCSSGLQAVADVAAAIKAGFYDIGIGAGLESMTATPMAWEGSVNPKVKSFAQAQNCLLPMGITSENVAQRFGVTRQEQDQAAVESHRKAAAATAAGRFKDEIVPVATKIVDPKTGDEKPVIVAVDDGIRASTTMSDLAKLKPVFKKDGSTTAGNSSQVSDGAGAVLLMKRSLAMQKGLPILGVFRTFAAVGVDPAIMGVGPAVAIPAAVKAAGLELEDIDLFEINEAFASQFVYCRNKLGLDPEKINVNGGAMAIGHPLGATGARCVATLLHEMKRRGKDCRFGVISMCIGTGMGAAAVLERGDSVDELSNARIVEAQHLLSKDAR; from the exons atggaaaagGCAATCGAGAGGCAGAGAGTTCTCCTCCAACACCTGCGacctccttcctcttcttctggtCACGGCGATGAATCTTCGCTctcg GCATCTATATGTTCAGCAGGTGATAGCGCTGCATATCAAAGATCCTCTGGCTTTGGGGACGACGTAGTGATAGTAGC TGCATACAGGACAGCACTCTGCAAATCGAAGCGCGGTGGCTTCAAGGACACTTACGCAGACGATCTGCTTGCACCTGTTCTGAGG gcattgattgagaaaacaaaGCTAAATCCAAGTGAAGTTGGAGATATTGTTGTGGGCACGGTATTGGCACCTGGTTCACAAAGAGCAAGTGAATGCAGAATGGCTGCATTCTACGCTGGTTTCCCTG AAACCGTGCCTGTTCGAACTGTCAACAGACAATGTTCATCTGGGCTTCAAGCAGTTGCTGATGTAGCTGCAGCTATAAAAGCTGGATTTTATGATATTG GCATTGGGGCAGGGCTTGAATCTATGACAGCCACTCCAATGGCTTGGGAAGGATCAGTCAACCCAAAG GTCAAGAGCTTTGCTCAAGCTCAAAATTGCCTGCTTCCGATGGGTATCACTTCTGAAAATGTCGCACAACGTTTTGGCGTTACAAGGCAGGAGCAAGATCAAGCTGCC GTCGAGTCTCACAGGAAGGCTGCTGCTGCTACGGCTGCCGGTAGATTTAAAGATGAAATAGTCCCTGTAGCCACCAAG ATTGTTGACCCAAAAACTGGTGATGAGAAGCCTGTAATCGTAGCAGTGGATGATGGTATTCGGGCTAGCACAACAATGTCAGATCTGGCTAAACTGAAGCCTGTGTTCAAGAAAGATGGTTCTACAACTGCTG GTAATTCAAGCCAGGTGAGTGATGGCGCTGGTGCTGTTCTCCTCATGAAGAGAAGTCTTGCAATGCAGAAAGGCCTACCCATTCTTGGTGTCTTCAG GACTTTCGCTGCTGTTGGTGTGGATCCTGCTATTATGGGTGTTGGGCCTGCCGTTGCAATCCCAGCTGCAGTTAAAGCTGCTGGTCTTGAACTCGAAGACATCGATCTTTTTGAGATAAATGAG GCTTTTGCATCCCAGTTTGTCTACTGTCGGAACAAGCTAGGTCTTGATCCAGAAAAGATCAATGTTAATGGAGGAGCTATGGCCATTGGACATCCTTTGGGTGCAACTG GGGCACGTTGTGTTGCTACGCTGTTGCATGAGATGAAACGCCGTGGCAAAGATTGCCGGTTCGGTGTGATATCAATGTGTatag GCACGGGGATGGGCGCTGCAGCTGTTTTGGAAAGAGGGGACTCTGTCGACGAGCTTTCCAACGCCAGAATAGTGGAAGCCCAGCATCTTTTGTCCAAGGATGCCCGATAG
- the LOC115743399 gene encoding 3-ketoacyl-CoA thiolase 2, peroxisomal isoform X2: MEKAIERQRVLLQHLRPPSSSSGHGDESSLSASICSAGDSAAYQRSSGFGDDVVIVAAYRTALCKSKRGGFKDTYADDLLAPVLRALIEKTKLNPSEVGDIVVGTVLAPGSQRASECRMAAFYAGFPETVPVRTVNRQCSSGLQAVADVAAAIKAGFYDIGIGAGLESMTATPMAWEGSVNPKVKSFAQAQNCLLPMGITSENVAQRFGVTRQEQDQAAVESHRKAAAATAAGRFKDEIVPVATKIVDPKTGDEKPVIVAVDDGIRASTTMSDLAKLKPVFKKDGSTTAGNSSQVSDGAGAVLLMKRSLAMQKGLPILGVFRTFAAVGVDPAIMGVGPAVAIPAAVKAAGLELEDIDLFEINEAFASQFVYCRNKLGLDPEKINVNGGAMAIGHPLGATGTGMGAAAVLERGDSVDELSNARIVEAQHLLSKDAR; encoded by the exons atggaaaagGCAATCGAGAGGCAGAGAGTTCTCCTCCAACACCTGCGacctccttcctcttcttctggtCACGGCGATGAATCTTCGCTctcg GCATCTATATGTTCAGCAGGTGATAGCGCTGCATATCAAAGATCCTCTGGCTTTGGGGACGACGTAGTGATAGTAGC TGCATACAGGACAGCACTCTGCAAATCGAAGCGCGGTGGCTTCAAGGACACTTACGCAGACGATCTGCTTGCACCTGTTCTGAGG gcattgattgagaaaacaaaGCTAAATCCAAGTGAAGTTGGAGATATTGTTGTGGGCACGGTATTGGCACCTGGTTCACAAAGAGCAAGTGAATGCAGAATGGCTGCATTCTACGCTGGTTTCCCTG AAACCGTGCCTGTTCGAACTGTCAACAGACAATGTTCATCTGGGCTTCAAGCAGTTGCTGATGTAGCTGCAGCTATAAAAGCTGGATTTTATGATATTG GCATTGGGGCAGGGCTTGAATCTATGACAGCCACTCCAATGGCTTGGGAAGGATCAGTCAACCCAAAG GTCAAGAGCTTTGCTCAAGCTCAAAATTGCCTGCTTCCGATGGGTATCACTTCTGAAAATGTCGCACAACGTTTTGGCGTTACAAGGCAGGAGCAAGATCAAGCTGCC GTCGAGTCTCACAGGAAGGCTGCTGCTGCTACGGCTGCCGGTAGATTTAAAGATGAAATAGTCCCTGTAGCCACCAAG ATTGTTGACCCAAAAACTGGTGATGAGAAGCCTGTAATCGTAGCAGTGGATGATGGTATTCGGGCTAGCACAACAATGTCAGATCTGGCTAAACTGAAGCCTGTGTTCAAGAAAGATGGTTCTACAACTGCTG GTAATTCAAGCCAGGTGAGTGATGGCGCTGGTGCTGTTCTCCTCATGAAGAGAAGTCTTGCAATGCAGAAAGGCCTACCCATTCTTGGTGTCTTCAG GACTTTCGCTGCTGTTGGTGTGGATCCTGCTATTATGGGTGTTGGGCCTGCCGTTGCAATCCCAGCTGCAGTTAAAGCTGCTGGTCTTGAACTCGAAGACATCGATCTTTTTGAGATAAATGAG GCTTTTGCATCCCAGTTTGTCTACTGTCGGAACAAGCTAGGTCTTGATCCAGAAAAGATCAATGTTAATGGAGGAGCTATGGCCATTGGACATCCTTTGGGTGCAACTG GCACGGGGATGGGCGCTGCAGCTGTTTTGGAAAGAGGGGACTCTGTCGACGAGCTTTCCAACGCCAGAATAGTGGAAGCCCAGCATCTTTTGTCCAAGGATGCCCGATAG